ACGGCAACTCTTCCGCTAGCCCAAGGGCTTGTTGCAGCCGGATTGCCCGAAAACGCAGCTCAAAGGCCAAGTCATCCTGCTGGAGGTTGGCTGCCCCATCGGCTGCATCCAATAATTGGGCGATCGCTGCTCGAATGGCCCGTTTTTCTAGGGGTGTGTAGCCCCGTGTCGACAGTTTGGACGGCAGGAGCGGATCGCTGGGGCCTGTCGTGAGATCCAGCAAGACTGCGCGGGGAATTAGAGCCTCAGTTTCTGGATCGGCGGGAGTCTGAGCGATCGCCGCTGTTGCACCGAGGAGCCAGAGGGCGATCGCGCCGCCCATCATCCATCGCTGCCCACTCATGCTCACGCTCCCCACTGGACTCTCTCTGCATCACTGTATCGGTGGCGGGGTCGCTGCCAACACCATGCTGGAGATGGGCAGACAGACAGGTACGATGAAAGCTGCATTGGACAGGCTTTCGACCTGACCAGACCCACTTTCGCCTCAGACTAGCGTGAAAATTCTTGTTGTCGGTAACGGGGGCCGCGAGCATGCCCTCGTCTGGAAACTGGCTCAATCGCCGACTGTTGAGGCGATCGTTTGTGTGCCCGGTAATGGCGGCACGGCTGGTGCTGCCAAATGCCGCAACCACGCGCTCAATCCCTTGGATGGCAAAGCGTTGGCTGACCTCTGCACCCAGGAAGGGATTAGCTTAGCGGTGATCGGGCCGGAAGCCCCGCTGGCAGCAGGTGTGGCAGATTTCCTGCGCGATCGCGGTATTGCGGTCTTTGGACCGGGGCAAGCCGGTGCGCAGATTGAAGCCAGCAAAGCCTGGGCAAAAGCGTTGATGGCTGAGGCAAATATCCCCACTGCCACAGCGGCCGTTTTCACCAACGCGGCCTCAGCACTGGACTATGTGCGCCAGCAGGGTGCGCCGATTGTGGTCAAAGCCGACGGTTTGGCTGCCGGCAAGGGCGTGATTGTCGCCCAAACACTGGCCGAGGCAGAAGCCGCCATCACTGCCTCGTTTGAGGGAGCCTTTGGGGCAGCCGGTCAGACGGTCGTAATTGAAGAATGCCTGACAGGGCCGGAGATTTCCGTGCTGGCCTTCACCGATGGTCAAACCATTCGCCCGCTGAAAGTCGCGCAAGATCACAAGCGAATTGGCGAAGGCGACACTGGTCTAAATACAGGTGGCATGGGCGCCTATGCCCCCGCTCCCCTCGCAACGCCCGAACTGCTGGCAGAGGTGCAAGCCCAGATTCTCGAACCAGCGCTGGCGACCCTGCGCGATCGCGGCATTGACTATCGCGGCATCCTCTACGCCGGTTTGATGCTGACGACAGCTGGTCCCAAGGTGATTGAGTTCAACTGCCGCTTTGGTGATCCTGAAACCCAATCCGTGCTGCCGTTGCTGGCCACACCTCTGGTGGATGTCCTGCTTGCTTGTGCAGAAGGTCGCTTGGCAGATTTGCCGGAACTGGAATGGCACGAGGCGGTTTCGGCCTGTGTCGTGCTGGCTGCAGGGGGCTATCCAAGTGACTATGCCAAGGGCGATCGCATTGAAGGATTGGCCGCAGCGGAAGCGGCGGGCGCTGTCGTCTTCCATGCCGGCACTACTGCTGTGGATGACGCGATCCAAACAGCAGGCGGACGGGTGCTCAACGTCGTGGCTACGGCTGCTGACTTTGATGCAGCTTTTGCCAAGGTCTATCAGGCGTTGGAATCGATCCAGTTCCGCGATCGCTACTACCGGCGTGACATTGGTTGGCAAGTGCGATCGGGCGGGGCGGCGGCAGCAACCCACGAGTCGTAAGCGGTTTCGGCCAGCCGGATACGATAGGGTCAGTCCTGTTTGTTCGGCTTAGAGCAGCTGCCTATGCTGGCCTTTTGGCAACAACTGCGCGATACGCTGACCCGCTGGTGGGCAGATTTCACCCTGCAAACCAAGCTGATGGCGATCG
The sequence above is a segment of the Synechococcus elongatus PCC 11801 genome. Coding sequences within it:
- the purD gene encoding phosphoribosylamine--glycine ligase, translated to MKILVVGNGGREHALVWKLAQSPTVEAIVCVPGNGGTAGAAKCRNHALNPLDGKALADLCTQEGISLAVIGPEAPLAAGVADFLRDRGIAVFGPGQAGAQIEASKAWAKALMAEANIPTATAAVFTNAASALDYVRQQGAPIVVKADGLAAGKGVIVAQTLAEAEAAITASFEGAFGAAGQTVVIEECLTGPEISVLAFTDGQTIRPLKVAQDHKRIGEGDTGLNTGGMGAYAPAPLATPELLAEVQAQILEPALATLRDRGIDYRGILYAGLMLTTAGPKVIEFNCRFGDPETQSVLPLLATPLVDVLLACAEGRLADLPELEWHEAVSACVVLAAGGYPSDYAKGDRIEGLAAAEAAGAVVFHAGTTAVDDAIQTAGGRVLNVVATAADFDAAFAKVYQALESIQFRDRYYRRDIGWQVRSGGAAAATHES